A single Magnetovibrio sp. PR-2 DNA region contains:
- the rpsJ gene encoding 30S ribosomal protein S10, which yields MEHQNIRIRLKAFDHRVLDQSAGEIVNTAKRTGAEVRGPIPLPTRIEKFTVLRGPHIDKKSREQFEMRTHKRVLDIVDPTPQTVDALMKLDLAAGVDVEIKL from the coding sequence ATGGAACACCAAAACATTCGCATCCGCTTGAAAGCGTTTGATCACCGCGTACTGGATCAGTCCGCTGGTGAGATTGTGAACACGGCGAAGCGCACTGGCGCTGAAGTTCGTGGTCCGATCCCGCTTCCGACCCGGATCGAAAAATTCACTGTCTTGCGCGGCCCGCACATCGACAAAAAGTCGCGCGAACAGTTCGAAATGCGCACGCACAAGCGTGTGTTGGATATCGTTGACCCCACTCCGCAAACCGTGGACGCGCTGATGAAGCTCGACCTCGCCGCCGGTGTGGACGTTGAAATTAAACTTTAA